The following coding sequences lie in one Glycine soja cultivar W05 chromosome 16, ASM419377v2, whole genome shotgun sequence genomic window:
- the LOC114389327 gene encoding uncharacterized protein LOC114389327, which yields MPPYDCMFLFKPHIRKEAVMDLVVRVGKHVCRRNGVVIDIKSLGRVQLGYGVKKLDGRYYQGLLMQMSMMATPEINKELHYLNKEDRLLRWLLVKQRNTKFGLDSYGDEGRYELSKFSQIGKHGDEDEDEDDEEYEVNEEETVN from the exons ATGCCTCCTTACGATTGTATGTTTCTGTTTAAGCCACATATTAGGAAGGAAGCCGTGATGGATTTAGTTGTAAGGGTGGGAAAACATGTGTGCAGAAGAAATGGGGTTGTCATTGATATCAAGAGTCTCGGAAGAGTTCAGTTGGGCTATGGTGTGAAAAAGCTAGATGGAAGATATTATCAG GGCCTGCTGATGCAAATGAGCATGATGGCTACACCGGAAATCAACAAAGAGTTGCATTACCTAAACAAGGAAGATCGGTTATTGCGTTGGCTTTTGGTTAAGCAGCGTAATACAAAATTTGGGCTTGACTCCTATGGGGATGAAGGCAGATATGAGCTAAGCAAATTCTCCCAGATCGGTAAACATGGTGATGAGGATGAGGATGAAGATGATGAGGAATATGAAGTGAACGAAGAAGAAACAGTGAACTAA